The following are encoded in a window of Peromyscus maniculatus bairdii isolate BWxNUB_F1_BW_parent chromosome X, HU_Pman_BW_mat_3.1, whole genome shotgun sequence genomic DNA:
- the LOC143270863 gene encoding uncharacterized protein LOC143270863, translating to MDLLIQNTQRFANMKEYIFKFSGLICSTSALVFEIILANSKCWRLWEFNNKLVQFVSIGLWEAYYTQDFNISGSMTRMVVHTPINETWNKSSEFQYVQVLIAWAILMKILVLIFTSVAIKISCMEDPFIEIQLFCYKMSAIILAVSSLFTLVTVTLNHLVDMYGQTTLDFPPDFPVKKEDIIKKHCTKVLPMGVLTATMSLFGVISFLYEMIFLTIQSRVRAPCASKLAEQKA from the coding sequence atttgccaacatgaaggagtacatcttcaagttcagtggcCTGATTTGCAGTACATCAGCTTTGGTGTTTGAAATCATCCTTGCAAACAGCAAATGCTGGCGCCTGTGGGAGTTTAACAACAAGCTTGTGCAATTTGTGTCAATTGGACTCTGGGAAGCTTATTACACTCAGGACTTTAACATCTCTGGGTCTATGACCAGGATGGTGGTTCACACCCCTATCAATGAAACCTGGAACAAGTCATCGGAATTTCAATATGTACAAGTCCTGATAGCATGGGCCATATTGATGAAAATCCTAGTCCTGATTTTCACTTCAGTGGCCATTAAGATCAGCTGCATGGAGGACCCATTCATTGAGATACAGCTGTTTTGCTACAAGATGTCTGCCATAATTTTGGCTGTGAGCAGCCTTTTCACTCTTGttactgtgaccttgaaccacctCGTAGACATGTATGGGCAAACCACACTTGACTTTCCACCTGACTTTCCCGTAAAGAAAGAAgacattataaagaaacactgcaCAAAGGTGCTCCCAATGGGTGTCCTGACAGCCACAATGTCGCTCTTTGGTGTCATTTCGTTCCTCTATGAGATGATCTTCTTGACAATACAGAGTCGGGTGAGGGCACCATGTGCTTCCAAACTGGCTGAGCAAAAGGCCTGA